The following nucleotide sequence is from Nothobranchius furzeri strain GRZ-AD chromosome 11, NfurGRZ-RIMD1, whole genome shotgun sequence.
ATGTTTAAGCTGCTACTGGGTAAGTCAGACTAAGCCCCGCCCACAGGTTCAATACTATAAATTATGACATCATCAGATCACTCTTCTTACTTAAAACAAGTCAGCCTCTCTCTGCTCATCCACCCAGGTGATTAGCAGTCATCATTTCATCACCTctctctgtttgtttgtttggttgtttgtttggtgGTAAAGTTTTTTTAAAGTTGATGTGAATAAAAACCTGACGTCACACAGCAGCAACTGTAAAGGTAAAAAGGGATTTGTTCACAAATGCATCTGATGCTGTCATGACAACCAGAATTTGGTGCTTCGTGATTGGCTGGACAGAAACGTGAAAATTTGGTCTGAATGAAGAATCTGAAGATTTTACGATGAGaaaagtagaaaaaaaaacattcagcaGGAAAACTTCTAGACTCACAGACGAAACTTATAACCCCGCCTCCCCCATTTTTATCAGGTCAACCTGGAAGTCCAGGAATCAGGGGCTTGACGGGAGACAAAGGCTACCGAGGATTCACCGGTCTTCAGGGGATCAAAGGTAAGCAACACGTCCTGGATGATCAGGATACCAGAACCAGGAAACACgaccaaaactggaatcaaatgataaatgacccacacctggacagcacctttctgagtcagaggaaactgagcggggctcgaacctgcaaccctccagttacaggGTGGGACTTTAACTCCTCAACCATCATCAACTCATGAAACTAAAACTCATCTCTTTGATTGACCAAAGCAAACAGAACCGTAGAACCGAGCGGTTCCACTCCTCACGGGCAAGTCTTAAGCAGTTTTCCAAGGTCAGACCCAGGAGGTGAAGGTTCCTCCGATCAGTTCTTGCTGATCTGAATAAGATTCCCTCCTTGGATCTGTTTTCCTGCCCACACTCAACCCTAATTTGACCTATGATCTGAGGAGTGGGTCCATATTATGACACAGCCACCACCGTGCTTCATGGACACCTGCACAGGTGTGTAGATGAACAAGCCTCTGGAGGTCTGGCAGAAGTAGACTTTTTTCCTTCTAGTCTTCTGTGTTTAACCTGGAAAGCCTGGATCAGATTAGGAGGGTCCTGGTCCTGTTAACTATGGGATGCACTAAAGATGTTGGTCCAGTAAGGTCGGTTCCTTTTGTGGTTCTCAGTTTTTATCTGTCCACAAAATCATGTTGATGGAATGAAGGAGTTTAGGTTCTTCTAAAAGTAACTTGATAGGACTTCTGCTCATCCAAGTCCAGGTGGAGCAGCTCCAGCAGTGAAGCTCAGAATGTCTTCTCACCAGACACCTCCACCATCCTGGAGAGAAACTATTCTAGTATGTTCTGGAGGTCCGATCTCCAAGGCTGAGCCCAGAAGGCCAGTCGACATTGGTCGACATTTATGAGGGAAGCTTCAGGAAGTCCAGAGGTTGATTTCAACCCAAAAGATTCAGAATTTTGGTCTTTCTGAAGTTTTTTGTCACAGAAGCCACATCCAGACACGTCTTCTGATAACTTCTGAGGGATCTGAAGGTCTTTTCAGCCCACTCATCAAATTCTGATCCTATCAAACTTCTCGTTTCACATCACACAAGTCATGTCTAGTGTCATGAgatggttctctctctctctctctctctctctctctctctctctctctctctctctctctctctctctctctctctctctctctctctctctctctctctctctctctctctctctctctctctctctctctctctctctctctctctctctctctctctctctctctctctctctctctctctctctctctctctctctctctctctctctctctccccacccccaccccctctctcCAGGTCAGAAGGGAGACTATGGAGAGAAAGGACAGCCTGGTCTTGCTGGATTCACTGGAACAAAGGGTGATCAGGGATTAAAAGGTCTGCTGAGATTATTCCATAAAATGATTGCTCCAGCATGAATCTCCTCTGAACATTTACAGAATGCTAAATCCAAAACTTCCTAAGCGGACACGGCCGTGCTGACAGGGATGGGAACGGTGCAGAATGGTTGTTTTTGTTTCCATCAAAGACTGAGATGTAACCGGGAACGAATTCTTCCTCATGTGCACGGGACAATATTTCAGCAGCTCAGAGACTAAATTTACCTTCATATAAAAATAATGTCATGTTTTTCTTCTAGGGGAGAAAGGAGATCTAGGCTTAGCAGGACCTCCAGGTGCACAAGGACCCCAAGGTGAAATGGGTGTATGTCCTGCCATCTGTCAGAGCATTCCAGGAGCACCAGGGACACAAGGACCACCTGGACCAGTTGGAGCCCGGGGACTTCCTGGGGTGACTGGATCTGTAGGACCCAAGGGTGGGCAGGGCGATAAGGGTGACACAGGCCTACCTGGGAGCCCAGGTTTAAATGGTACCAAAGGTGATCAAGGTGCACAGGGGATCTGTCGTTGCACAAATGGAACAGATGGACTGCCAGGAGCAAAGGGGAGTAAAGGCGACAAAGGTGATCAAGGTGTCCAGGGTACTCAGGGTCTTACAGGGTCAAAGGGTGACCAGGGTAACATGGGCATGATGGGCCCACCTGGTCCCTGTTCCCCAGCGATCCAGTCGGCATTTTCTGCAGCCATTAATCAGTCCTTCCCCCTTCCAAACTGGCCCGTAGCTTTCAGCCAAGTCATCAGCAACCAGCAGGGGCACTTTAACCCGTCCCTGGGTATGTACACCGCCCCCGTCAACGGCACCTACAGCTTCTCCTTCAGCCTAGCCGTAGCAAACAAACCTCTTAAAGCCGGCCTCTTCCTAAACTTCATGCCTATAGTCAAAGTAACAGAAACATCCAACCTCGCCACTGTCAGCCAGTCCATCGTCCTTCACCTGGCCATGGGCGACAGGGTCTGGATGCAGGTGAAGGACGTCACAACCAATGGCATGTACATGGATACTGAAAGCACCAGCTCGTTCACCGGGTACCTGCTGCACCCCGACTCCTGCGAGCTACCCATGAGCCGTGAGTTTGGACCGCCGCCGACCTTACCTTCCAGACCATTTGACTGGGTTTAATGACGTTCGTTAAGCAGCGGAGGTTGCAGAAAGGTTAGACCTGCACCAGCAGACACCCAATCAGACCCTCAGTGTGTTTCCTTCTGTACGGTTTAAACCACGGGCATTTTCACTTCACTTGGAAAGCTCCGCCCCCGCCCCCATCTCCCCTGGGACGGACTTCAGACATTTACGCTGCACGTGTCGGGATCTTTACATTTGTTTGTCAGGAAAATTATTTTCTGCAACAAACCCCCAAACCTGCAGGCTAAAGGACGGAGAGCGAAGGGAAATGAAAATGAGCCGTTTTTAAACGTACAGCTAGATCCACACTTAGATTTTTCATTTTGCTTTTATCACACCAACCTCGCCGTAAAGGCTCTGCTTTAAGGTTTTAAGGCTTTTGCGGCTTTGTGTTTGTTCCTGGACACCAGCATGCTTTGGTTTTTCATCTGAGCTTTAATTAGTTGGCTTTTTGCAGTAAAAGTGatttaataataaagaaaaaatgtGATGTTGCTACTAAAGGAGATTGATCCATCTGGAGTGATCAGAAGTGCTTTTGTTGGTTTTTACCCAAAGTTCACTTTGTACATTTGTACTTAGAGTTgttgtaactttaaatattctgaCCCAAACAGAATCCACCCAGACGACCGAGGTTTGGTTTATGAAAAGGTTTCTGTGAAGTTTGATCGTTTTGAACAAATGATGTTTGAAAGAACGCTGGAGTGAAAAGTTTGTTACAAACCTCAAATCGTTCAGTTAAATCCTTTAattcttattttatttttcagttttgagAAGTTTCATGACCCGAAACGACCTCTTTAATAAATTATTACTGATGGGATGTTTGCAGCAAAGCATTAATTACATTAGTGTAGCTTTGCAGGATGTCTAATGCTTCTAACGGTTTCTTATGTGATTTCAATTCCCTCCAAAATCCTCAAATCTGCTTTTTGGCCTGAAAGTGATTAATAAACTAATTAAAACACAAAATTATTATTAGAATTCTTTTGTGCTTGCTATTTATTGAACAATGAAAATAACATTGATGTTTAAAATTCATTTATCCATCCACTCAACAATCATCCTTCCATTTAATCActgatcattcatccatccatcaatcatgtatccatccatccatccaaccatcaatccatccatccatccaaccatcaatcatccatgcatccatttaACCATTgatcactcatccatccatccatccatccatccatccatccaaccaaccaacaatcatccatccattcacatctCTTCTAACCTCCAAGGCAGAGCCATGACCCACATCTCAGGACCAAAATGTGAGTTTGATGAACCAGTAAATCCAGAACCTTGTTCTCCATGAAAAACCAGAAGGAGTTGCTATGGACAGCTGGTTTTTGAAGGTTTCAAACAGCTTTTTATTGTTCAAACACAGAAGAGCACATCTCCTttagacatttaaatgtttctacGTGTTTGTTTCAACCGCCACTAAAACAGAAACACGGTTATCATGTATAAAATGAACACGAGACCACCGGTGCTGCCTAACGGGCTCCAGGTTACAGCTGGAGCTGAAGACTAAAACACAAACATTCATCTGTAATAACTTAGTGGTCAAGCAGGTCTAGGGGTCTGAAATAGCTCTGATCTACTTCTCTTTGGGCGCCATGTCATCCCCCCCTGACACGTTtccttcctcctcatcatcatcacctccgATCATTCCCTTCAAGTAGGAGCGCTTAAACTCCTGGAACACCAACTCCTCCTCCAGCTCCCTGGAAACAGAGTCCACATCAGATCTAGAGTTTTCCTGATTGGTCCCAACACAGTTAGGATCTGATTTAAAGTGTTTCGGTCACATGACCTGGAAGTCACAGAAGGAAAATTCAAAACAAGTCTCGTTTCAACAGAGAATCAGAACAGTGAACAAAGTCGATTTAAATACTGACTAGAAAGTCTGGAGAGGTGCTGATCCAGAACCAGAACAGCTTCAGAAGGTTACAGCAAACATTTGTTTCATAATGGAAAGTGAATTTATGAGACAACGCAAGTCTTTGTTTCATTTATTgtaataaatgaaaaataaatctgTTTCGTTTTAAGATTCAATCCCCTGTTTATATAAACCACAGTTTTAGGAACTAGGATTAAGATCAGAGATTGTGATCGTATTTACCCGTCCTTCACTGTCGGCAGCAGAGACAGGAACATAAAGATTAATAAATCAAGCATTTTTGTGTTTGGAAACATGAAATTATAAAGTTGTAATAAAGGCTTTACCTGTATCAGGTTTGGGATGCATCAGTCTGAAGGGAACCTCCAGGCCGACCTCGCTGCAACATAAAGTCTTAGTGTTAGACTGTTAGTCGGCTGGCGGACACGCCAGTCGGCTGGCGGAGACACCAGTCGGTTGGTGGAGACGCCAGTCGGCTGGCGGAGACGCCAATTGGTTGGCGGAGACGCCAGTCGGCTGACGGAGACACCAGTCGGTTGGTGGAGACGCCAGTCGGTTGGCGGAGATGCCAATTGGTTGGCGGAGACGCCAGTCGGCTGACGGAGACGCCAGTCGGTTGGTGTCTCCGCCAGTCGGCTGGTGGACACGCCAGTCGGTTGGCGGAGACACCAGTCGGCTGGCGGAGACACAGATGTTTAGAGCTTAGTTTAGAGTTAGGGTCTGTCTGGTAAGTGGTAGAAACAATAATTGTTCTaaaattaaacataaaaaaaatcaaaaaatgaCCAAAACTAAAAACTTCCCCAGAAATAATTTACTTCATATAACAATAAAAACAACGAGTCAGCATCAATGATACAGACCCTCTACTCAGCATTAAGAATAGGTCTGgggaaataaagtaaaataattaaaataaaataaaggttaATTGTTACCTTTTGTTCACTAAATAAATGATCAAATATTCCATTTATTATGAGacataaataaaaacgttttTACTGCTCTGAAAACTTTAAAGTGAATAAACGAGGAGGAGGAACTCACCTCGATCCCATCATCCTGTGAGCAGATCAGGGCCAAAGCAGAGTTTAGATTCTCAGAGGGAACAAACGAATAAAGTATTGAAGTCAGAATCTAAACCTGTAACAAAATGAGAGGATTTAGGACCAAAATGGTGTTAGAGGAAGCAGCTGGGAGTGGTTTCAGCACCAGTCCGAGGCGTCGCGCCCTGCTGACCTTCATAAGTACCCGGTTACAACATCCACAACTCCAGCTCTACTCTGTTTAAGGCCCTTTagagttttcatgtgaaaaatctGTTTCTGCTGCATCAGCTCGCCCTCGTCTCCCTACAGCCATACGCCATTTTTATTAATGTTGTTATTCAGGGTGAAAAGCTGAGTTTAACGCCTgacttttacattttcatttctAAAACCAGGAACTCTGCCTTGgcattaaaattattttaatacattttaaagaATGAATTGTTCGGAAAAACATTGTAAATGTTGATGAAGTCGGACTAATCCCAAGTCAGCAGTTATCGTAGGAAGACGTCTTAAATCACAAAAGAATTCAAACCCATTTCCTCATCTGGACTTAAAATAGttagtgacctttgaccctgactAGATGGAAAAGTAGGTTGATGGCTTTAGCTGTGTGTTAACACacgcctgtatgctccagaccagaCAGGCCTCCAACCTGCAGGTCCTACTTAGCGATAGAAAAGTTGTTATTGTGAAAAACAGATGAAGCTAAAATGGTCAACATGTGGTTTAGAGCCCCGACATGCAGCTGAAACCTCAGACTGACCCTCCGATGACGAGCTTCACCATGACTTTGTATGAAACCATGATTCCCAGAACCTCCTTCAGGACTCCTTCCTTAACTctgaaagaaaaaacacaaacatgtAGGAGATTTTTCAGGTTTCTGCTTCCTGCTGAGGAGGAACGTTCTGCTCACATGCTCGATGACGCCAGGTTGGTGTCTTCATGCTTCAGTTTGCCGTCCAGAGCGATGCCTCTCCTCTCACGGTTGTTGGCCAGCAGTGGCAGCAGCTTGTAGACCTTCTGCAGCGTTGCTCCGGCTGACACCGAATCCCTGATGAAACAATTACAGGAGGAATAAAACACACAGAGGATGATGCACCTGGAAGCTTTAAAGACCTTTTTTAGTTTCTACACTAGAATTTCTCTTAGACCAAAAAGGTTTAAAGCTTTATTTTGTGTAGCTGCTTCCAGCTAAGATGCATCATTAAGGTgtttaacaaaaacaataaaaagactCAAATGTTTAAAAACAGGATATATTATATAGAAATATTTTTATTTCCCAAATTTAAACATCTACAATCCCCAAAGTGCGTTTCTCACAGATACATCAGGCAAAGTAACACTTCTCTTCTTTAAATCAACCGTCTACTTAAAGCCTGAaattattaaaacattaaaagtgTTTTTACACGTTTtattaacagaaaataaacaaaataaggtCAGAAAACAACTAAAAACATGACGCAGTTCTGATTTCGGCCACAAGGTGACAGCCTTTACAGTTGATCGGTGAGTCACAGATCTGATGAAACCGGAAACATCAAAACCCTTCGCGGTCAGAATTGAGTGAAAGCAGGTTAAaaaatggtggaaacaaactATAATACTAATACTTAATCTGTGAGTTATTCTATTAACCCACAGATTAGATAATCCAATAAAACAACCAGACAGTTTCTGCTTTTAGAAATTAAAACATCGTTTAACAGATTTTTATATGTCTAAACTATTCTGACTCACTTTCATTGTTTACATGATAATTACCTGAAAGCTAACCAGGAACCAACATGtctaaagccgggtgtacactgtgcgactttttaacttttttgagccgattttccactcgtgcgagaatccacaagatcggggcgagttttgcgctgagtgtcgtgtagtgtacagggggttacgagaggcgattaacaccccgtgaccagctaccgatcagctgttgtgagctcgcacggacttctgccgTGTTTAATAGtttgctcatccctcgtgagggtattgcactgttgaagtggcgctgcgacccaaaaagtatcagaaccgctcacggcgcatgcgcaatcctgcatcagcgccgctcgcccgctatttccctaataacacacgctgttcgcttTTGTttctacaagttttttttttttactcacaaagattgtcaagaaagcgtgtttgtcgtgttcatgtcaaattaaactgatcactaaatacaaatttactttctttatttcgttttcctcatccaacccccattaatccctgtgtgtcctcctgcagcactcccgaaggacaacaggcaaaacaagacaaaaaagtctgacgtgttgtgtaaaactgctatttttagcatatttttagggccgacgtgttactaccagacgtacagtgtgagcacatgactcgtgagatctgctctgcgaggaagtcgtacagtttgagctgaagctgagtgctacgagtgaaaaaatcgcacagtgtccgcccagcttaagctgtttaatgacccccccccccactcctgctgctcctcctcctcctctatctTCTCCCCTCAGCATTAACATTTCTTTAACTCTTATACCATCAGTAGAAATCATCAGCTTCTAGAACCTTTGATAGTTCTGCTCCCCCACCCTTGGACAGCTTAGAGCAGAACATTAAAACCACACCAAACGCCCCAGGCCTCTGATGAGAAGAAACCTGGACGTGTGGAGGACCAGAAGCCTCTTGGGGACAGCTGCGTCCTGGTGAGGACGCCTCAGCGTCACCCGAGCATGCACACACTGATGTTAACGGGTAAAATCCTCAGAGGGCGCTCCTCTCCAGCCCAGATGT
It contains:
- the LOC107383697 gene encoding inner ear-specific collagen, which translates into the protein MGRKPSSSSTMRTSLPVLTLLSVGRPDETVAESCIVEGDAYKSIKAACILLIFLKILLLKMLDASERMVLSSLLGLLVLSSTCSGMHLQEETKRVEKRSAPGFPQWSEHAEGSASFPGYDFLGNMSSNRMFDPTSQLALPTDSTSFPVSNTAICDMLFNAPVPPSIDQIPFFCICSYCKGTGGPKGDRGDRGPPGQPGSPGIRGLTGDKGYRGFTGLQGIKGQKGDYGEKGQPGLAGFTGTKGDQGLKGEKGDLGLAGPPGAQGPQGEMGVCPAICQSIPGAPGTQGPPGPVGARGLPGVTGSVGPKGGQGDKGDTGLPGSPGLNGTKGDQGAQGICRCTNGTDGLPGAKGSKGDKGDQGVQGTQGLTGSKGDQGNMGMMGPPGPCSPAIQSAFSAAINQSFPLPNWPVAFSQVISNQQGHFNPSLGMYTAPVNGTYSFSFSLAVANKPLKAGLFLNFMPIVKVTETSNLATVSQSIVLHLAMGDRVWMQVKDVTTNGMYMDTESTSSFTGYLLHPDSCELPMSREFGPPPTLPSRPFDWV